Proteins found in one Mucilaginibacter inviolabilis genomic segment:
- a CDS encoding sodium:proton exchanger has product MKKFYLSVAFAIAATLLGVVVRLADLHPPSIIATVVFFFALLGAGFLLSWGLESAEKFVAKGLAIAVLALITVLPEYAVDIYYSFQAGRHPGSEYVGFAAANMTGANRLLVGLAWPVIVLLYWWQNKKNSVTLGNSNFKEIGFLFLASIYSFFIVLKNKIDLWDTLILIIIYFIYLWQTGKGSNEEQEAEKEIGPAAALTNLSKQKQYIIITVLGVYAAFVILLSAEPFAESLIATGGQLGLNKFLLIQWLAPLASEAPTIIIAILLTLALKPESALSALISDKINQWTLLVGMIPLAYSIGGGTWGHLPLDARQREEFFLTASQSLFALSLLLNLKFSLKKALLLLFLFAVQLLIAFIYRNDEITTIHSLTYLSWLYLILALATGVQQRKEVINYVLSLKRP; this is encoded by the coding sequence ATGAAAAAATTTTATTTGTCTGTTGCGTTTGCTATCGCAGCTACCTTATTAGGGGTGGTTGTGCGATTGGCAGATCTGCACCCTCCTTCGATTATAGCTACTGTTGTTTTTTTTTTCGCATTGTTGGGTGCGGGCTTCCTGCTATCGTGGGGATTGGAATCCGCCGAGAAGTTTGTCGCGAAAGGCCTGGCCATTGCAGTATTAGCCCTGATCACAGTACTTCCCGAATATGCAGTAGATATCTATTATAGTTTTCAGGCAGGCCGTCATCCAGGGTCAGAATACGTGGGCTTTGCCGCTGCGAATATGACCGGTGCCAACCGGCTTTTAGTAGGATTGGCCTGGCCTGTAATTGTTCTACTCTACTGGTGGCAAAATAAGAAAAACAGTGTAACACTGGGCAACTCGAATTTCAAGGAAATAGGGTTCTTATTTCTTGCAAGTATATATTCATTTTTCATCGTCCTGAAAAATAAAATTGATCTTTGGGACACCCTTATTCTCATTATTATCTACTTTATCTACTTATGGCAAACCGGTAAGGGATCTAATGAAGAGCAAGAAGCGGAAAAAGAAATCGGGCCAGCCGCCGCTTTAACTAATTTGTCAAAGCAAAAGCAGTATATAATTATCACCGTTCTGGGTGTTTATGCCGCATTTGTTATTTTGTTATCAGCAGAACCATTTGCTGAATCGTTGATCGCTACAGGCGGGCAGTTGGGGCTAAATAAATTTTTGCTGATCCAGTGGCTGGCTCCGCTGGCTAGCGAGGCGCCAACAATTATAATAGCGATTCTACTAACCCTCGCCCTCAAACCGGAATCCGCCCTATCTGCACTGATCAGTGATAAGATTAATCAATGGACTTTGCTCGTTGGAATGATTCCGCTTGCTTATTCTATAGGCGGTGGAACATGGGGGCATTTACCCTTGGATGCCCGGCAAAGGGAGGAGTTTTTTTTAACCGCAAGCCAATCGCTATTTGCCCTCTCTCTTTTATTGAATTTGAAATTTTCCCTTAAGAAAGCGCTATTACTGCTTTTTCTTTTTGCCGTCCAACTCTTAATTGCTTTTATTTACCGGAACGACGAAATTACCACGATCCATTCGTTAACCTATCTCTCCTGGTTATATTTGATTTTAGCGTTAGCTACGGGCGTTCAGCAGCGAAAAGAAGTGATTAACTACGTTTTAAGTTTAAAAAGACCTTAA
- a CDS encoding App1 family protein, giving the protein MKTGKNERSVRIYDGYGYTDKFFISGHVLVKNKTALRPFTNNPFSNAFQMLKLFSVKPLANVRVQLIWKHHELYAITRNDGFFLFEWQSIAKVTSGWHKVKISVLDENENKQVTGEGRIYVPHSTQYAFISDIDDTILVSHSSYLLKKLKTLLTKNPYSRKVFDDAVEHYRLLSLSHTDGYLTNPFFYISSSEWNLYDDLKHFFAINKLPQGILLLNNLTSWHRLLNKRKAKHDGKLIWIIRILNDFANQKFVLLGDNSQKDPMIYAAIVKKHPKRIIAVYIRNINPAKEKFTMDLLSEIKNLGIDTCFFKENSEAILHSKKIGLIN; this is encoded by the coding sequence ATGAAAACAGGTAAAAATGAAAGAAGTGTTCGAATTTATGATGGGTATGGCTACACTGATAAGTTTTTTATATCTGGTCATGTTCTAGTAAAAAACAAAACCGCACTTCGTCCTTTTACCAACAATCCGTTTTCAAATGCTTTTCAAATGCTAAAATTGTTCTCCGTTAAACCCTTAGCGAATGTGAGGGTTCAATTAATATGGAAGCATCACGAGCTGTACGCAATAACCAGAAATGATGGTTTCTTTCTGTTTGAATGGCAATCAATTGCTAAAGTGACTTCCGGCTGGCATAAAGTTAAAATTAGTGTTTTAGATGAAAATGAAAACAAGCAGGTAACAGGTGAAGGTAGGATTTATGTACCTCATTCAACCCAATATGCTTTTATATCTGATATAGACGACACTATACTGGTTTCTCATTCTTCCTACCTTTTGAAGAAGCTAAAGACGCTGTTGACTAAGAACCCCTATTCAAGGAAAGTATTTGACGATGCAGTTGAACATTACCGTTTATTGTCTTTGTCGCACACCGATGGTTACCTAACAAATCCTTTTTTTTATATCTCAAGTAGTGAGTGGAACTTATATGACGACCTGAAACATTTTTTTGCTATCAATAAACTGCCGCAAGGTATCCTCCTGTTAAACAATCTTACTTCATGGCACCGCCTTTTAAACAAACGCAAAGCTAAGCACGATGGAAAATTGATATGGATAATAAGGATATTAAATGATTTCGCAAATCAAAAGTTTGTCCTCTTGGGGGACAATTCTCAAAAGGACCCTATGATTTACGCTGCTATCGTAAAGAAACACCCGAAACGCATCATTGCAGTGTATATTAGAAATATTAATCCCGCTAAAGAAAAATTTACAATGGATTTATTATCAGAAATCAAAAATCTTGGAATAGACACTTGTTTTTTTAAAGAAAATAGCGAAGCAATCTTACATTCAAAAAAAATTGGTCTCATTAATTAG
- a CDS encoding cation transporter, giving the protein MEKAIFSIPKMDCSAEEQLVRMKLDGDEAVKKLDFDLSGRQLTVFHEGDTGAIDQQLRELNLGAKLLQTTDLGEVDVELSLPGDTAAERRLLWIVFAINFGFFVLEIVTGFIADSMGLVADSLDMLADAFIFAMSLFVVGKAVSSKKKVAAVSGYLQLALAVYGMIEVIRRFAGHDETPNYQIMIAVSAFALAGNALTLYLLHKAKNKEAHIQAGSIFISNDVVINAGVIVAGILVYLVHSRIPDLVIGTIVFVIVGFGAFRILKLAKP; this is encoded by the coding sequence ATGGAAAAAGCTATTTTTTCAATACCCAAAATGGATTGCTCTGCCGAAGAGCAACTTGTCCGCATGAAGCTTGACGGCGACGAAGCTGTCAAAAAACTTGATTTTGACCTGTCCGGACGCCAGCTTACTGTTTTTCACGAGGGCGATACAGGTGCTATTGATCAACAGCTGAGGGAACTGAATCTAGGTGCGAAGCTCTTGCAGACAACAGATTTGGGCGAAGTCGACGTCGAACTTTCGCTACCAGGAGATACGGCTGCTGAAAGACGGCTGTTATGGATCGTATTTGCAATCAATTTTGGATTTTTTGTGCTAGAAATCGTAACTGGCTTTATTGCCGATTCTATGGGCTTGGTTGCCGATAGCCTGGATATGCTCGCTGATGCTTTCATCTTTGCAATGAGTTTATTTGTTGTAGGTAAAGCAGTAAGCAGTAAAAAGAAGGTGGCCGCAGTAAGCGGTTATTTGCAGCTGGCCCTGGCCGTCTATGGGATGATCGAGGTCATACGACGGTTTGCCGGCCATGACGAAACGCCCAACTATCAGATCATGATTGCTGTGTCTGCTTTTGCACTTGCAGGCAACGCCTTAACCCTGTATCTGTTACACAAGGCGAAAAACAAGGAAGCCCATATTCAAGCCGGTTCGATTTTTATATCAAACGATGTTGTTATCAACGCCGGTGTGATAGTGGCAGGTATCCTGGTATATCTGGTTCACTCCAGAATCCCAGATCTTGTGATCGGCACCATTGTATTCGTCATTGTTGGTTTCGGCGCTTTCCGGATATTGAAACTTGCGAAACCCTGA
- a CDS encoding NAD+ synthase, whose product MKIAIVQQNYHIGNFEHNRNKIVKAIEKAKSDQADLVVFSELCVCGYPPRDFLEFDDFIANCYESIELIKAHSNGIGVIIGSPQRNLIPEGKDLFNSAVFLHDKQIIGVANKSLLPTYDVFDEYRYFEPSNEWKVIEFKGERIALTICEDIWNLTENPLYRVSPMELLIRENPTLLINVTASPFDYDHDDDRKEIILANIQKYHIPIIYCNTVGAQTELIFDGGSLVFDRSGKLCKELKYFEEDYYLAVTENITDAPAGEADKYKFVDERVARLKESNKVLTYLTTDKNISQIYNALILGIRDYFTKMGFSKATLGASGGIDSAVVQALAVAALGKENVHVLLMPSQYSSGHSIADAEQLSQNLGNAYEVLAIKDIFDQYLTTLLPVFEDLPFSIAEENLQSRIRGNLLMAFANKFSYILLNTSNKSELAVGYGTLYGDMAGGISILGDLYKTQIFALAKFINRGDNIIPENILTKAPSAELREGQKDTDALPEYDVLDRVLYEYIERRRGPKDIINLGFEIPVVDRILKLVNTAEFKRNQFCPILRVSRKAFGVGRRMPIVGKYLS is encoded by the coding sequence ATGAAAATAGCAATAGTACAGCAAAACTACCACATTGGTAATTTCGAGCATAATAGGAATAAGATAGTAAAGGCCATTGAAAAAGCAAAAAGCGATCAGGCAGACCTCGTCGTCTTTTCGGAATTATGTGTTTGTGGTTACCCACCGAGGGACTTTTTGGAATTCGATGACTTTATCGCAAATTGTTATGAGAGCATTGAACTGATCAAAGCGCATTCTAATGGCATTGGTGTAATAATCGGTTCTCCTCAGCGAAACCTTATACCCGAAGGAAAAGACTTGTTTAACTCGGCTGTTTTCCTACATGACAAGCAGATCATCGGTGTGGCGAACAAATCCTTGTTACCAACCTATGACGTCTTTGATGAATATCGGTATTTTGAACCGTCCAACGAGTGGAAGGTCATTGAATTTAAAGGAGAGCGAATTGCCCTAACGATCTGCGAAGATATCTGGAATCTCACTGAAAATCCGTTATACCGGGTTTCCCCAATGGAGCTGTTGATCAGGGAAAATCCCACGCTATTGATAAATGTCACCGCTTCCCCCTTTGACTATGACCATGATGATGACCGAAAAGAGATCATCCTGGCAAATATCCAAAAATATCATATTCCCATCATTTACTGCAATACTGTCGGAGCGCAGACTGAGCTTATTTTTGATGGCGGTAGTTTGGTTTTTGACAGATCAGGCAAGCTCTGCAAAGAACTCAAGTATTTTGAGGAAGATTACTACCTGGCCGTAACGGAAAACATCACCGATGCTCCAGCTGGCGAAGCAGATAAATATAAGTTTGTCGATGAGCGGGTAGCCAGGCTGAAAGAAAGCAATAAAGTGCTCACTTACTTAACCACCGACAAGAATATTTCACAGATCTATAACGCTCTTATTTTGGGCATCCGCGATTACTTCACCAAAATGGGTTTCTCGAAAGCTACACTCGGTGCAAGTGGCGGTATCGACAGTGCAGTGGTACAGGCATTAGCTGTAGCAGCCTTAGGAAAGGAAAATGTACACGTACTCCTCATGCCTTCCCAATATTCATCCGGCCATTCTATAGCCGATGCCGAGCAGCTGAGCCAAAACCTGGGCAATGCGTACGAGGTACTGGCCATAAAGGATATTTTTGATCAATATCTTACGACACTGCTACCGGTATTTGAAGACCTGCCTTTCAGTATTGCAGAGGAAAATCTCCAGAGCCGGATACGGGGCAACCTTTTGATGGCCTTTGCGAATAAGTTTAGCTATATTCTTTTAAATACGTCTAACAAGAGCGAACTGGCTGTGGGGTACGGAACCTTATATGGGGACATGGCTGGGGGCATATCAATTTTAGGCGACCTTTATAAAACGCAGATTTTCGCGCTGGCAAAATTTATCAACCGCGGGGATAACATCATTCCTGAAAACATTTTAACAAAAGCGCCGTCGGCGGAGTTGCGTGAAGGCCAGAAAGATACGGATGCGCTTCCGGAATACGATGTATTGGATCGTGTTCTGTATGAGTACATTGAACGTAGAAGAGGACCGAAGGATATTATCAATCTGGGATTTGAAATACCTGTCGTCGACCGTATTCTGAAGTTAGTCAATACAGCGGAATTTAAAAGGAATCAATTTTGCCCGATTCTGCGCGTTAGCC